Within the Porphyromonadaceae bacterium W3.11 genome, the region TTTACTAGTGACGACAAATTTAAGCCAATCACGCTTTGGGGATTGACTGTTTGAAGTATTCACAGTGACAGTATCTCCATTCTGCAATATGTGGCGAATGGAGACATTTTTACCATCCACAATAGCGGATACCGTCTTGGCTCCTACTTTGCTATGGATAGCGAATGCAAAATCTAGAACAGACGCTCCCTTGGGTAACTTGATCAAATCCCCCTTGGGAGTAAAGACGTAAATCTCTTCATCGTAAAGATTAAGTTTGAAGTCCTTTATGACATCTTCTTTCTGATCGTGATGTTGCTCTAAAGCTGTCCGAACACTCGTCATGAAGTCATCCAGAGCAGCTTCACTTTTGACCCCCTTATATTTCCAGTGAGCGGCCAATCCTCTTTCCGCTATTTCATCCATTCTTTGGGTCCTGATCTGGACTTCCACCCACCTATTATCAGGCCCCATAACTGTAATGTGCAAGCTCTCATATCCATTGCTCTTAGGAACTGAGATCCAATCTTTTAGACGTTTAGGATTAGGCTGATACATATCGGTAATAACTGAATAGGCACGCCAGCACTGACTCCTCTCTTCCTCTGCTGGTGCATCTATCACAATACGGATAGCAAAGAGGTCATAGATCGCCTCAAACTCTATATTTTGTTTCTTGAGCTTATTACGAATAGATGAAATAGACTTGGTCCGACCCTTTATCTCAAAGGTTAGGCCAACCTCTTCTAACTGCTTCTTGATGGGTTCTATAAACTTAGCAATATAAGCATCTCTTTTTACTTTTGTCTCACTTAGTTTATTTTTTATGTAATTAAAGGTCTCTCTGTCCGTGTACTTTAGAGCCAAGTCATCCATCTCGCTCATGATATTGTATAACCCAAGACGATGAGCAAGGGGACCATAGAGAAAGGAAGCCTCAGCAGAAAGCTTAAACTGCTCATCCTCTGTTAAAAACGTGCCTGCCAAACGTAGTTGGGTAAGCCTCTGAGCAATAAGGATCAGGATAACACGAACATCTTCAGCAAAGCTTAATAAGAAGGGACTGAAATTATCGCTATTGACAACTAAGTTCTTATCATACAGCTCCGAAACCTTCAATAACAATCCGACCAACCTAGCCGTATCTTCGCCAAACTCCCTTGACACCTCGTCAATGGAGTAGTCACCCTCTTGGACTGGATACAGAACCAACACAGCACTAACACTAGAGCCAGACAATCCGACCTCATCACAGACGGCAATCGCCGTAAGAAGTGAACGTACAGCATAATTCATTCCGTGGCTGTCACAATAAAGCACTGAACTATTAGTAAGAATTTGCTTCAGGCGACCTAGTTCTACTTGGTCTAGACCGTGCTTGCAATTTAATAGTTCTTCGAAAAGTTTTACTGGATCATCTGTATTTTTTAACTTCCTAAAAGCTCTTGTTCCCATACTAATTCATTTATTACATTGCGAATGTAATGATTTTCAGTATATTTTTCGTGATTATTCCATTTATTTATATAACTTTGTTGTGATTTAAAAGTGTTTGAGCATTTTTTAAAGTCTCACACGACAAGCGAACTATTTATCAATAAGAATAAAGAAAAAGAACATTATGAAGAAAATTGTATTATTTGCTTCCATCTTAGCCATAGCATTGGCAGGATGTAAGGGAAGTAAAGAAGAATTTAAATTAACAGCAACAAACCTTCCTGCTGAGTTAGAGGGTCAATATGCTTACATCTACGACGATGCAAGAGAGGTAGTGGACTCTGTGATGATTACTAACGGAACTGTTAGTTACACTGACGAGGTAGCCCTTGACAAGGCATATACAATGACCATTGGCGGACAACCTATCACTTTCGTTAAGGAAAATGGTGAGTTTAAGTTTGACATGGTAACAGAAGAAGAGGGTGCTACTCCTACTCTAAAATGCGTTAGCTCACCAGAGAATAGCCTTTACGGTAAGGTGGTTGCGATGCAAGATGAGCTAAAGGAATCATTAGACCCTATCTACAATCGTTACCAAAATGTCGTTTCTGAAATCAAGGAAAACCCAGAACTTGAAAATGAGAAGATTGCTGAAATTGAAGCTATCCAAAACGAATATGTAACTAAGGCTAACGAAATTGCAAAGCGTTATTTCGAAGAAAACAAGGACAACTTCGTGGGGCTACAAGCTTTCCGTCAAATCCAATTCGAATCTAATGCTGAGATGATGGCAGCTTATGAATCAGCAGGTGACCTTATCAAAAATAATGCTCCTATCAAAGAGCAATACGAAAAGGCTATCTCAGCTGAAAAGACAAAAGTCGGTGCATCATTCGTTGACTTTGACATGGTAAATGGTGAGGGTGAAACAGTAGCTCTAAGTAGCTTCCGTGAAGAGGGTAAGTACCTTCTTGTAGACTTCTTTGCTTCTTGGTGTGGTCCTTGCAAGGCTTCAATGCCTACTCTTAAAGAACTTGATAAGAACTTCTCTTCTAAGGGTCTAGTAACTGTAAGTATCGCAACATGGGATAAGGTAGCAGACTACACTAAGGCAGTGGAAGAGCACGGTATCACATGGGCAAACATCATCGATACAGAAAGCACTGGTGCTACTGTTTATGGCGTAGCTGGTGTTCCTACTTTCATCCTATTCTCTCCAGAAGGTGAGATCCTAGTACGTACTCACGACGTTAACGATGTCAAGAGCAAGTTGGAAGAACTAACATCTCTATAATCTATAGATTAGATTTATAACAGATCAAAAAAAATAGAGGGCTTACCGATAACGGTAAGCCCTCTATTTTCATATCTAAGTCTAAACTTAGATTAACTTCTCATATCCATAGCATGCGATGTCACCAAGCTCCTCTTCAATACGAATCAATTGATTGTACTTAGCCATACGATCTGAACGGCTCATAGATCCAGTCTTGATCTGACCTGAATTGGTAGCCACAGCAATATCAGCAATAGTGGTATCCTCTGTCTCACCTGAACGGTGGCTAGTGATAGTAGTGAATCCATGACGCTGAGCCATCTCAATAGCATCTAGAGTTTCAGTAAGTGTACCGATCTGATTGACTTTAATCAAGATAGAATTGGCACTCTTCTGTACAATACCTTTTCTCAAGAACTCTACATTAGTAACGAATAGGTCATCACCTACTAATTGGCACTTATCACCAATAGCTTCAGTAAGCATTCTCCAACCGTCCCAATCGTCCTCAGACATTCCATCCTCAATAGAATCAATAGGGAACTTATTGATCAACTCTGTTAGGTAAGCGACTTGCTCTTCACGATTACGCTTAGCACCAGTCTCTCCCTCAAACTTAGTATAATCATATGTACCATCAGAATAGAACTCACTTGCTGCACAGTCTAGAGCGATAGTAACTTGCTCTCCTGCTTTGTATCCAGCACGCTTAATAGCCTCTAAGATACAATTAAGAGCATCTTCTGTACCATCTAAAGAAGGAGCAAAACCACCTTCGTCACCAACGGCTGTTGTTAAGTTCCTATCATGTAGTACACTCTTAAGTTCGTGGAAAATCTCAGCCCCCATCTGAATAGCTTGGCGTATATTCTTAGCTCCAATAGGACGAACCATAAACTCTTGGAATGCAATAGGTGCATCAGAGTGAGAGCCACCGTTGATGATATTCATCATTGGGACTGGCAATACACGTGCATTTGTACCACCGATATAACGATAAAGAGGCATCCCAAGTGCATCTGCAGCAGCCTTAGCCACAGCCAATGAGACCCCAAGCATAGCATTAGCTCCTAAATTGCTCTTAGTCTTTGTTCCGTCCATATCAAGCATTAATTGATCGATACGACGTTGATTACTGGCATCCTCGCCTAAAAGAGCCGGAGCAATCACAGTATTGATATTCTCAACAGCCTTGAGAACACCTTTACCACCAAAGCGACCTTTGTCTCCATCTCGGAGTTCAAGCGCTTCATTTACACCTGTAGAGGCTCCACTTGGAACAGCTGCTCTACCAAAAGCACCACATGCGAGTGCTACATCCACTTCTACTGTTGGATTTCCTCGTGAGTCAATAATCTCACGACCTTGAATACTAATAATTTCCATAATAATTCCTAACCTCGATTTACATAAAAAAATCTTTCTTACTTGATAGACAAAGATACAAATTATTTGATGAAATATTTCTTCTTTTAAGATTCCTTTACCTACCTATAGGATATAAACGATTGAGTAGAAATAGGATCACGACCCTATTTCTACTCAATAACCTTTATCTATATACGATCATAATGACTTAAAATCGTAGTCGTACACAAACTGAGCTGCGGCATCAATCAATGTATACATCACTACATCATCCTCAACCTTTGGTACTACAGTACGGAAGTCCTTATATAACTTCTGCAATGATGCAGAGGTCAATTCTTCACCTCCACGTAGTGCCAATGCTTGAGCACCATTCATCAACTCGATACCAAGAATAGCAAATAAGTTATCCAGAAGAGGTAATAACTTAGTGGCGGCATTAGCACCCATTGACACATGGTCTTCTTGGCCATTAGAGCTCACTATACTGTCACTAGCAGCCGAGAAGCAATACATTTTATTACGGCTAACCATAGCAGCTGCAGCATATTGAGGGATCATGAAACCACTATTCAAGCCTGGGCGAGCCACCAAAAACTCTGGCAGGTCATGAAGGCCAAGAATTAGCTGTGCTGTACGACGCTCTGAGATATTCCCAATCTCAGCCATCGCTATAGCTAAGAAGTCATACACAAGTGCTAGAGGCTGCCCGTGGAAGTTTCCACCACTGACGATAACATCCTCCTCAGGGAAGATCGTTGGATTATCAGTAACAGAGTTAATTTCACGCTCTACTACAGAGCTTACATACTTCCAGCTATCATAGCTCGCACCAATAACTTGAGGTATGCAACGGAATGAATAAGGATCCTGTACCTGTGACTTTTCTTTTTCCTGTAGTTTGCTACCCTTCAATAGATCACGCATCACTTCAGAGACTACCTGCTGTCCCTCGTGAGGACGAACTTCATGAAGTCGATGATAGAATGGTGCAGAAAGACCATCAAATGACTCTAATGAGATGGCTGCTACACCCAGAGCAGCACGCATCGCACGTCGTCCTAAAATGAGAGCATACACGCCATGAGCACTCATAAACTGAGTACCATTCAATAGTGCTAGTCCTTCTTTGCTCTTAAGCGTAACAGTCTCTAGGCCTGCATTACGGTAGGCATCAGATGACTTCATTCTCTCACCATGATAAATCACCTCACCCTCTCCTATCAGTGGTAAGAAAAGATTTGCCAATGGAGCAAGGTCGCCAGAAGCACCAAGGGAACCCTTATCAAAAACGACTGGAAGAATGTCATTATTGAGCATATCTACAATACGCTCAACGGTACAAACCTGTACCCCGCTATGTCCTAAGGATAGAGCATGTGCCTTAAGGATCAACATCAGCTTAACAACTGGCTCTGGGACAAGCTCTCCATAGCTACAAGCATGGCTCTTAACTAAGTTCTCCTGAAGAGTCGTTAGATCCTCCATAGAAATACTTATATTACAAAGGGAGCCAAAACCAGTAGTAATACCATATAGTGGATGGTCTGTACGTTCCACTTTTTCATCGAGATAATTACGACACTTCTCAATGCGAGCAACAGCTTCTGGAGCTAACTCATACTTTACATTCTGAGTAGCTAAAAGTTTTTCGAGTTCATCAATCCGCAGATCCTCTTTGCCAATAACAAAAGTCATCGGCCCCTCTATGGTTCGTTTAATGTTAGTAACTTTCATATCCTTAGAGTTGCTTATAAGTGTGTGAAAGTATTTTCTTCTCAGCCTCCTCAACAGCTTTCTCTAATTCATCACATGTATCAGCATATTGCTTAACAAATGCTTCGTCCTTAATACCACCAAGATTGATTCTAACATTCAATAGTGCACCAAGAACAGCCAAACGACAACTCATCATTGCGATACATCCATCAGTGATAGCATTTTGATTTCCCTTCATCACGACAGTCTCAATAAGGGGAATCAGCTCGAAAGCTACCTTAGCTACCTCCATTGGTACTGCAGCTGCAGTCTTAGTAGCCTCCTGAATAGCTTCAGAACGTGTACCTTTTTCCCAGTCTGTTTCTTTAGGCAACTTATATGCTTCAGAGACTCTAGCATATGCTTCACTATCCCTATCAATTCCAGCTACTAGCTCTGCACGAATGGCATCAACCTTATCGACTAAAGCCCTCATTTCAGCATCTACCTCAGCATATTTCTTCCTCCCTATTGTCAGTCCTGCCACCATCTGTGTAAGTGCAGCACTGATACCTCCGACTAATGCTGAAACGCTACCCCCACCTGGCACTGGTTCAGAACCAGCGGTAACATCCATGAACTCCTCTACTGTATGATCCTTTAGAAGGATGTTTTCTTTATCTTCTACCATTTTACTGATCTATTTTATCTAATTATTATTTACTTAAACTTATATGGGATACCTGCTTTGATAGTAGTATCTACTAGATTCATCCCAAAGTGATAACTCAAAAACTTATATGAAGGATACTTCAAAATGACAGCATCCCCTACCTTACCGACCTCTAGACTACCAATCTCTGATGCCCTATTAATAGCTTTTGCAGCATTGATAGTCATCGCCGCAATCGTTTCTTCTACAGTCATCTTCATATAAATGGTAGAAAGTGCAATCAATAAAGGTACAGATGCACTAAAGCAACTACCGGGATTAAGGTCTGAAGCCACAGCGACACAGCATCCCGCGTCTATCATCGCTCTAGCAGGTGCGTAATCATCCATCAAGGAGAAGGCAGTCAATGGAAGGCAAGTAGCAACGGTCTCACTATTCGCCAATGCGTTGATCCCCTCTTCAGAAATCTTCAGAAGGTGGTCAGCTGACAAACAACCCAGCTCTGCAGCCAATTGAGCACCACCTATCGGTACAATCTCATCAGCATGCATCTTCACCTTGAAGCCCATCTCTGTAGCAGCCTTAAGCAGTTTACGAGTATCCTCATGCTCAAAGACATTTTTCTCTGTAAAGATATCGACACATTCAGCTAAATCACGCTCCTTAACCAAAGGGAGCATCTCACGAATGATGAAGTCTATATACTCTGATGGACGTCCAGCATACTCCAGAGGAGTATCATGAGCTCCCATATAAGTACTTGACAGAGATATAGGATGGCGTTTATTCAGCTCCTGAGTCACTTCCAACTGACGAATCTCAGTATCATGATCCATACCATAGCCACTCTTTGCTTCTACCGTGGTAACACCCATACTAAGCATAGCATCAAGGTGACGAAGTGCACTATTAGTCAGTTCTTCCTTAGAGCCTCCGCGTGTCGCCTTAGTAGTGCTCGCTATACCACCACCACGCTCCATGATGCTCATATAGCTCTCACCAGCCAATCTCCACTGAAACTCATCTTCACGGAACCCACCAAAAACGAGATGGGTATGACTATCCACAAAGCCTGGAATAACACAGCCTCCTTTAGCGTCTATACGCTCCTCTCCTGTAGAAATTGCAGGGGCACCTTCTTCTGGACCTGCATATGTAACAAGCCCTTCTTGAATAACAAGCACAGCTGGTCCTTCGACTATGCCGATGTTTCCCATTTCAGAAGCTCCACGACGGGGCGAGCCGGCCATCGTGACCAGCTGCCCTATATTGTGGATATAGACATTGCCTACATTTTTATCTCTAAGGCTCTTCATATCAAGCTCCAGCCTTAGCTATTTTGTACTCAAGTACTTGTTGGATACTAAAGTTTTCAAGACGTAGATAATAAGTAATTAAGCTTACTACTTGCTCTAGTGGCATGTCATCCTCTAGCTCCTCCTGACCTAGATAGTATGCAAGTGACTCTTCTAGAGCAGCCTTAGGTACTAGACCGATAATCTCTGCACCTACGATCTCTGCATCATAACGCTCAGCCTCCATTCGTACCATCTCATGAGCACGATAAACCGCAGTTTTAGTAAAGTCTGTAAGGTTCATAGACACCTGAGATTGATGACGTTCAGTAAGATCTACACCCATACCCTTCACAAAACGAAGACCGCCGCCGATGTGACGAACACGCTTAGCAATAGCTGTAGCGACCTCTACGTTAGGGGTATCAAGGTTAACATTATAAGCCACTAGAGGCATACGACCACCAACAGCTACGGTACCAGCAGTAGCATGACGCTCTGCCTTACCATAGTCAGGAGCCCATTCAGGTTCTTTGATCTTCTCAGCCATTCCTTCGAATTCACCCTTACGGATCTTAGCAAGGTTTTGGCGATGAGGAGCAGTAGCTGAATCCTCGTAAAGGAATACAGGGACGCCTATTTCTTCACCAATGATGCGACCAACTTCCTTTGAAAGTTCTACAGCATCTTCCTTGGTTACATTCTTGATAGGAATAAATGGAATGACGTCAACGGCACCCATACGTGGGTGCTGACCTTGGTGTTTGGTTAGGTCAATCTTATCCACAGCGACACGTACAGCTTCTAGCACAGCTTCCTTAAGAGGTTCTGGCTCGCCTACTAGAGTAACCACCATACGATTGTGATCCTCATCATTAGAGTAATCCAGAAGGATTACATTCTCTTTATTTCTCAGAGGAGCTAAAATCGCCTCCATCACTTCCTTGTTACGTCCTTCACTAAAGTTAGGGACGCACTCCATAATCTTATTCATATTATTTTCTGGTATATGTTGTTATTAAATATCTATTCTATTACTTTACTAAGTCATCAATCAATTCATCCTTAACTAGGAATGGAATTGTGATATGGTATCCCTCACTATGGGATTGATTAAAGTCCTTCGAGGTCTCCATCGCATTCTGATTGCGAGCCCAAGATCTACGAGCGACACCGCCCATAACGTCCCACAGCATTGAAGAGCGTAAGATACGATCCACTCTCTCAGAACCATCACAGACCATACCAAAACCACCATTGATAGCTTTACCGATACCAACACCGCCACCATTGTGGAGTGCCACTAGGCTCATACCTCTCGCACAGTTTCCAGCGAAGCACTGCACGGCCATATCTGCCATAACGTTAGAGCCATCCTTGATGTTAGAGGTTTCACGGAATGGGGAGTCTGTACCACTCACATCGTGATGGTCACGACCTAACATAATAGGACCAACCTCTCCATTACGAACCATTTCATTGAATTTGAGTGCGATGTTCATTCTACCCAAAGCATCCTGATATAGAATACGAGCTTGAGTACCCACCACTAATTGATTCTTCTCGGCATCACGGATCCACACATAATTATCACGATCCTGTGCACGTCTATCTGGATCAATGCACTCCATAGCAGCATGGTCGGTCTTGATTAGATCCTCATGCTTACCACTTAGGCAAACCCAACGGAATGGACCATAACCGTAATCAAATAGCTCTGGACCCATAATATCCTCTACATAGCTAGGCCAGATAAATCCATCCTTATCATCATAGCCATTCTTGGAGATCTCATTAACCCCAGCATCGAAGACAGACTTCATAAAGGCATTACCATAATCAAAGAAGTATGTCCCCTTAGCTACGAGCTTCTTAATCACTTCATAGTGACGACGAAGTCCCTTATTAACCTCCTCTTCGAACTTCTTACGATCTTCCTTCAGCAAGCGGGTACGCTCATCGAAGCTCAGAGATACTGGACAATAACCTCCTTCATAAACAGCATGACAGCTAGTTTGGTCTGAAAGTAACTCGATATGGATATCATGCTCAACAGCGTATTCCAATAGATCCACTATGTTACCGAGGTATGCGATAGAGGTTGGCTTCTTACTTTCCAACCCTTTCTTAGCCATCTCAAAAGCTTCATCAAGTGAGCGAGCAATATGCTTAACCCAACCCTGATTATATCTAGTCATGATACGAGACTCATCCACCTCAGCAATGATAGATGTCGCACCTGCGATATCTGCAGCTTTAGGTTGAGCTCCACTCATACCACCTAATCCAGATGAAACGAATAACTTACCGGCAAGGTTGCCATCAGCACCAATACCTAGACGTTGGCGACCAGCATTCAAGAGGGTATTATAAGTACCATGAACGATACCTTGTGGTCCAATATACATCCAACCACCAGCAGTCATCTGGCCGTAGTTGGCGACACCCATCTGTGCAGCCACTTCCCAGTCATGAATATTATCATAAAGCCCCACCATCATGGAGTTAGTAATGATTACTCTAGGTGCTTCTGGTTTACTTTCAAAAAGCCCAAGCGGGTGACCACTCTCTAAGACTAAAGTCTGATGGTCAGTCATCTCTTCAAGGTACTTCTTGACTACTCTGTACTGCATCCAGTTTTGGAAAACCTGCCCTGTCTCACCATAAGTCACCAATTCATAAGGGTATAGTGCTACATCGAAGCAAAGGTTATTATCAATCATTACCTGAAAAGCCTTCGCCTCTATACACTTACCTTTGTATTCATCAATAGTTTTAGCATTAAGATTACCTTCAGGACGATAACGATAGCCATAGATTTTACCACGAGTACGTAGCTCCTCTAAAAATTCAGGGGCTAGCTTTTCATGCAGCTCCTCAGGGATATAACGGAGTGCGTTACGCAATGCGGTTTTAGTTTGCTCAACAGTCAGGCGATAACCTCTATCTGGAGCTCTACGGATACCTTCTTCAAACTTTGGATAGTCTGGTAACTTACTATCCAATACAAATTTACTATTACTCATTTCAAAAAACATTCTCACCCCTCACTTGTGTTCATAGCTTAGGGTATTATTCTCATTAAATTTTTTACTGCTTTTATACACGGTACTTAGCATCCTCATCATCCTTAAGGATACTCAGATAGCTCTTATACCGGCTCTCGGCTACTTCCCCAGCTTTGACTGCCAACTGCACTGCACATTTAGGTTCATGTACATGCGTACAATTATTAAAGTAGCAATCTTTTGAGTGCTTAAATATCTCAGGGAAATAGTGTCCCACCTCCTCCTTAGCGAACTCTATCAATCCAAAACCCTTGATGCCAGGAGTGTCTATCAAGAAGGCATTATCATCAGCATCACCGAAAGGAATCATCTCAGAGAAGGTCGTCGTATGGACACCTACATTATGTGCTTCAGAAATTGCTTGGGTTCTCAAACAAGCATCAGGCACGAGGGCATTAATAAATGTGGATTTACCGACACCTGAATGCCCAGAGATCAAAGAGATACCATGAGAGATATATTCCTTGACCTCCTCTATTCCGTCGCCTTCTTGAGCGGAAACTTTAAAGCATCGATAGCCAATCGACTCATAGAGATCTATCAGTTTATTCAGGAGTCTGTGCTCCCTATAATCATACCTATCTATCTTATTAAACACGAGAGCTGCCTCAACGCGGTATGCCTGGGCAGTTGCAAGATAACGATCAATAAAGGTTGTTGACGTCACGGGATAGTTAACGGTAACGACCAAAAGCGTCCTATCCAAGTTGGCACCTAGGATATGAGCTTGTTTTGAAAGATTTGATGAACGACGAATGATATAATTTCGTCGAGGTTGAATTTGGGTAATCCAGCCTACAGGTTCTGGGGAATTTTCACTAGGCATCTCAAATGTCACCCAGTCGCCTACAGCCACTGGGTTTGTAGTCCTGATACCATTCAGTTTAAAATTCCCCTTCAATTTACACGAGAAAAAGTCCTTCCCCACCTTAACGAGGTAGAGACTTCCTGTGTTTTGTACGACAAGCCCCGTTTGGTCATTCATTATTCAGAAGCATCATACATCTAAAAAAAATATACTCAACCCTTAATAGTAGCCTAAATGCTCTTAATAATAACGAGCATCAATTAAGCTTACTACACGGTCATGATCTCCTTCTCCTTGTTCATGAATATTTCATCCAACTTCTTGACATATTCATCATGAAGTTTCTGAACATCACCTTCTGCTCCTTTAGCTGCATCCTCAGGCAGACCATCTTTGACACTCTTCTTAAGTGCATCATTAGCATCACGACGAGCATTACGGATACTGATCTTAGCCGTCTCGGCTTCACTCTTCACTATCTTCACAAGCTCCTTACGACGATCCTCTGTTAGCGGTGGGATACCTATACGGATTAATTCTCCATTATTTTCTGGCATAATGCCTAGGTCAGAGTCTATGATGGCCTTCTCGATATCCTTGATGATACTCTTTTCCCAAGGAGTAACGATAATTGTTTTGGCATCTGGTACAGTAACATTGGCCACGTTACTCAATGGGGTCATATTTCCATAATACATGACCTTTATATCATCGAGCAACTTAGGATTAGCCTTACCAGCTCTTACTTTTGATAGCTTCTCATCAAGAAAACTAATAGTTTCTTTCATTGAGCTCTTTGTCTCTTTTAATATCGTAGCTACATCTTTCATAATAGATTTCCTTCAAATTGATTTTTATGTACATACACATACAAAGATATTCATTTCTTTGCCAATTCACAACCCGAAAGCACAACAATTTCAGGGGCTCATTTCAGAATAATCACGGGGTTGTGGCTTTTGAACATTCAATACTCATGAAGGGCTTGGGTTTAGTCCTTTAAAGGAGTAAACAAAGCGAAACACGGTGTTTCCAAAACCTCTTTCGGGGGTTAAGAGCACCACTAGCTAACATGACTTTTAATAAGCT harbors:
- the ftcD gene encoding glutamate formimidoyltransferase, translating into MNKIMECVPNFSEGRNKEVMEAILAPLRNKENVILLDYSNDEDHNRMVVTLVGEPEPLKEAVLEAVRVAVDKIDLTKHQGQHPRMGAVDVIPFIPIKNVTKEDAVELSKEVGRIIGEEIGVPVFLYEDSATAPHRQNLAKIRKGEFEGMAEKIKEPEWAPDYGKAERHATAGTVAVGGRMPLVAYNVNLDTPNVEVATAIAKRVRHIGGGLRFVKGMGVDLTERHQSQVSMNLTDFTKTAVYRAHEMVRMEAERYDAEIVGAEIIGLVPKAALEESLAYYLGQEELEDDMPLEQVVSLITYYLRLENFSIQQVLEYKIAKAGA
- the frr gene encoding ribosome recycling factor, encoding MKDVATILKETKSSMKETISFLDEKLSKVRAGKANPKLLDDIKVMYYGNMTPLSNVANVTVPDAKTIIVTPWEKSIIKDIEKAIIDSDLGIMPENNGELIRIGIPPLTEDRRKELVKIVKSEAETAKISIRNARRDANDALKKSVKDGLPEDAAKGAEGDVQKLHDEYVKKLDEIFMNKEKEIMTV
- the rsgA gene encoding ribosome small subunit-dependent GTPase A — encoded protein: MNDQTGLVVQNTGSLYLVKVGKDFFSCKLKGNFKLNGIRTTNPVAVGDWVTFEMPSENSPEPVGWITQIQPRRNYIIRRSSNLSKQAHILGANLDRTLLVVTVNYPVTSTTFIDRYLATAQAYRVEAALVFNKIDRYDYREHRLLNKLIDLYESIGYRCFKVSAQEGDGIEEVKEYISHGISLISGHSGVGKSTFINALVPDACLRTQAISEAHNVGVHTTTFSEMIPFGDADDNAFLIDTPGIKGFGLIEFAKEEVGHYFPEIFKHSKDCYFNNCTHVHEPKCAVQLAVKAGEVAESRYKSYLSILKDDEDAKYRV
- a CDS encoding urocanate hydratase; this translates as MSNSKFVLDSKLPDYPKFEEGIRRAPDRGYRLTVEQTKTALRNALRYIPEELHEKLAPEFLEELRTRGKIYGYRYRPEGNLNAKTIDEYKGKCIEAKAFQVMIDNNLCFDVALYPYELVTYGETGQVFQNWMQYRVVKKYLEEMTDHQTLVLESGHPLGLFESKPEAPRVIITNSMMVGLYDNIHDWEVAAQMGVANYGQMTAGGWMYIGPQGIVHGTYNTLLNAGRQRLGIGADGNLAGKLFVSSGLGGMSGAQPKAADIAGATSIIAEVDESRIMTRYNQGWVKHIARSLDEAFEMAKKGLESKKPTSIAYLGNIVDLLEYAVEHDIHIELLSDQTSCHAVYEGGYCPVSLSFDERTRLLKEDRKKFEEEVNKGLRRHYEVIKKLVAKGTYFFDYGNAFMKSVFDAGVNEISKNGYDDKDGFIWPSYVEDIMGPELFDYGYGPFRWVCLSGKHEDLIKTDHAAMECIDPDRRAQDRDNYVWIRDAEKNQLVVGTQARILYQDALGRMNIALKFNEMVRNGEVGPIMLGRDHHDVSGTDSPFRETSNIKDGSNVMADMAVQCFAGNCARGMSLVALHNGGGVGIGKAINGGFGMVCDGSERVDRILRSSMLWDVMGGVARRSWARNQNAMETSKDFNQSHSEGYHITIPFLVKDELIDDLVK